A single Thermoanaerobacterium sp. RBIITD DNA region contains:
- a CDS encoding phosphatidylglycerophosphatase A, whose translation MKDIIINLLKERGVTINDMADLVIELQKKYYDLTREESIESLNAVLDKREVQNAILTGITLDKLAEKNMLDEPLLSILKRDEPLYGIDETLALSITNIYGSIGLTNFGYLDKVKLGIIGVLNEHKDERCNTFIDDLVAAVVAAACSRIAHSIKSGKPLKRDK comes from the coding sequence ATGAAGGATATCATAATAAATTTATTAAAAGAACGTGGTGTAACAATAAATGATATGGCTGACCTTGTTATAGAACTTCAAAAGAAGTATTATGATTTAACAAGGGAGGAAAGCATAGAGAGTTTAAATGCTGTACTTGATAAAAGAGAGGTACAAAATGCCATTTTGACAGGCATAACCCTTGATAAATTAGCAGAAAAAAATATGCTCGACGAGCCATTATTATCAATATTAAAAAGAGACGAGCCCCTTTATGGTATAGATGAAACATTAGCATTAAGTATAACAAATATATATGGTTCAATAGGACTTACAAATTTCGGATATCTTGATAAAGTAAAGCTTGGAATTATTGGTGTTTTAAATGAACATAAAGATGAAAGATGTAATACTTTTATTGATGATTTAGTTGCTGCGGTTGTAGCAGCAGCATGTTCGAGAATTGCTCACTCAATAAAAAGCGGCAAGCCATTGAAAAGGGACAAATAA
- a CDS encoding glycosyltransferase, translating into MRVLIGSAIKQDYDILREFLESIKNLESDKIKIDYYFVDDNDDKRSSIFLYDFKKEVTQSTVEIITAENKNMRYLRDDVTHYWTDDLMNKVADIKNKIINYAKEKNYDFLFLVDSDLYLHPMTLKQLIMAEKNIISEIFWTKWSPDSIDLPQVWVSDQYTLFEKGMSEKLTQEVINERTMRFLNMLLDRGIYKVGGLGACTLISKKAINSGLSFSAIYNLSFSGEDRHFCIRAVSLGFELFVDTHWPAFHIYRSDDLKRLSIYKECIKKINGIYKYIMLPYNRRIKISDNRVTLSMVLKNEANRYLKDVLKIAREIVDSAVIIDDASTDNTKEICLKELSGIPVTYIVNKKSMFNNEVELRKRLFNETITKNPDWILCLDADEILEDKIIHKIKGIIDKPYYDTVCFRLYDFWNDHQYRDDIYWNAHKRMWPFLIRYQPYFKYVWREIPVHCGRFPLNIFELPTGTSEIRVKHMGWANEEDRLLKYNRYMQLDGDGKYGILEQYKSILDKNVNLRDWED; encoded by the coding sequence ATGAGAGTTTTAATTGGAAGTGCTATAAAACAGGATTATGATATTTTAAGAGAATTTTTGGAATCAATAAAAAATCTTGAATCGGATAAAATAAAAATAGATTACTATTTTGTTGATGACAATGATGATAAAAGATCAAGTATTTTCCTATATGATTTTAAAAAAGAAGTTACTCAATCAACAGTAGAAATAATTACTGCAGAAAACAAGAATATGAGATATCTAAGGGACGATGTAACACATTATTGGACAGATGATCTTATGAATAAAGTTGCGGATATTAAAAATAAAATAATAAACTACGCTAAAGAAAAAAATTATGATTTTTTATTTTTAGTTGATTCAGATTTATATTTACACCCTATGACATTAAAACAGCTGATTATGGCAGAAAAAAATATTATATCAGAGATTTTTTGGACGAAATGGTCACCGGATTCTATAGATTTGCCACAAGTATGGGTTTCTGATCAATACACTCTATTTGAAAAAGGTATGAGTGAAAAATTAACCCAAGAAGTGATAAATGAAAGAACTATGAGATTTTTAAACATGCTATTAGATAGAGGTATTTATAAAGTTGGAGGATTAGGAGCTTGCACACTTATATCAAAAAAAGCTATTAATTCTGGATTATCTTTTAGTGCAATATATAATCTTTCTTTTTCAGGAGAAGATAGACATTTTTGCATAAGAGCGGTTTCTCTTGGCTTTGAACTTTTTGTGGATACCCATTGGCCAGCATTTCACATATACAGAAGTGATGATTTAAAGAGGTTATCTATTTATAAAGAATGTATAAAAAAAATTAATGGAATATATAAATATATTATGCTGCCATATAATAGAAGAATAAAAATATCGGATAATAGAGTCACGCTTTCTATGGTTCTAAAAAATGAAGCTAATAGATATTTAAAAGATGTTTTAAAAATCGCACGCGAAATAGTTGATTCCGCTGTAATCATTGATGATGCAAGTACAGATAATACAAAAGAAATATGTTTAAAAGAGCTTAGTGGGATACCTGTAACATACATTGTCAATAAAAAATCAATGTTTAACAACGAAGTTGAACTTAGAAAAAGGCTTTTTAATGAAACAATAACTAAAAATCCGGATTGGATACTCTGCCTTGATGCAGATGAAATATTAGAAGATAAAATCATTCATAAAATAAAAGGAATTATAGATAAACCATATTACGATACAGTATGTTTTAGATTATATGACTTTTGGAACGATCATCAATATAGGGACGACATTTATTGGAATGCCCATAAGAGAATGTGGCCTTTTCTTATAAGATACCAGCCATATTTTAAATATGTTTGGAGAGAAATACCTGTACATTGTGGGAGATTTCCTTTGAATATTTTTGAACTTCCAACAGGAACCAGTGAGATAAGAGTAAAACACATGGGCTGGGCTAATGAAGAAGACCGCCTTTTAAAATATAATAGATATATGCAACTAGACGGTGATGGAAAATATGGTATATTAGAACAATATAAATCAATACTCGATAAGAATGTTAATTTAAGGGATTGGGAGGATTAA